The Sinorhizobium alkalisoli genomic interval CCCGCCGACCAGCACGATGAGCGCGACGAGGTTGAAGAAGACGATTCGCCGCGTCAGACTCGAAAAGACGGCGTTGCCGAACAGGCGGCGGATCAGCGTGAAGGGGTGCGCCCAACGACGCTGTCCGCGCAACGCAGAGGGCCTCCCGTCCGAGTCGTCGATCTCGCCCCGCAAGACTTCTACCAAGCCTTCTGCTCCCGCGACGAAACCTTCGTCGCTTTTGTTCCTCTTCGCCGGCCAGTGGGCCACGATGTCGTTTGCGCGGTCCGACCTTCTCCAACAACCGCGGCGGCCGGATTTCTGCACATTTTCCGCGGGCCGAATCCGACCCGCGGCACGCCAGTGATTCAGGCGCTGTAGCGACCTTCGCTTGCGGCCGCAGGGGTCGGAGTGCGGCATGAACCGCTGACCTGCGCCTTTTGCCGCGCCCACGGCCCGGCGGCGGTTTCGCACCGCGGCAATCTGCGCCCCGCCTCTCAATGCGCCACAATCGGTGTGATGGCAAGTCCTGCCTGGAGCGCGAGAACTCTTGGGGTCAGGCCGTCTCGCGGAAGCGGTAGCCGACGCCGTAGAGCGTTTCGATCATGTCGAACTCGTTGTCGACCATCTTGAACTTCTTGCGGAGCCGCTTGATATGGCTGTCGATCGTCCGATCGTCGACATAGACCTGCTCGTCATAGGCGGCGTCCATCAGCGCGTCGCGGCTTTTGACGACGCCAGGGCGCTGCGCCAGCGAGTGCAGGATCAGGAATTCCGTTACCGTCAGCGTCACTGGCTCGTTCTTCCAGGTGCAGGTGTGACGCTCCTGGTCCATGACGAGCTGACCGCGTTCCAGCGAGCGGGCGGGCGTGTCGCCGTTCTTCGGCGTGCCGGCGGCGCCGGCAGCCACGATCTCGCGGTTGGCCGCGCGACGCAGGATCGCTTTCACTCGCTCCACCAGCAGCCGCTGGGAAAAGGGCTTGGTGATGAAATCGTCCGCGCCCATCTTGAGTCCGAAGAGCTCGTCGATCTCCTCGTCCTTGGAGGTCAGGAAGATCACGGGCAGATCCGATTTCTGTCTCAGCCGGCGCAACAGCTCCATGCCGTCCATGCGCGGCATCTTGATGTCGAAGATCGCGAGCTGCGGCGGGCGTGCCAGCAGGCCCTCGAGCGCGGATGCGCCGTCGGTGTAGGTTTCGACCTTGTACCCCTCGGCTTCCAGCGCGATGGACACGGATGTCAGGATGTTGCGGTCGTCATCGACAAGCGCGATGGTCTGCATCGTATTCAACTCCGTCTTTTGATGTCCGGTGGCCGGAACCGCTCGAAACGGCGGCAACCGCGAGTCACGGTCGCGTTACATGAGTATAAAGGTGGAACAAATTGTGGCGAAGTGCAAAAGCCATTGCTCCGTCGCTCCCGCGGCGGGGCGGAAACACGACGCAGAATGGCGCGATTTAACCGATTAAAAAAACACAAAATTTCTTTAAATCGATTAATATACTGAAATCATTACTCTTTTCGGATAGGCTATCTTGTTTTCAGAATTCCGGATCAGTATGTTCCGGCCAAATTCAACGCCGTCGGCAAACACGAAGGAAGCTTGACCATGGAGCAGCTTGGCAGCCGCAACCCCTCGAACGGTCTCGAAACGATCGGCTTTTCCGACCTCGCGGTCGTTCGCTACAACTTCGAGGCAGCGGAGCTTTACGAAGAAGCCCTTCGCCGCGGCGAGGCGCAGCTGACGGCTGAGGGGGCGCTCTGCGCGCGCACCGGCCAACACACCGGCCGATCGCCGAAGGACAAGTACATCGTGCGCGATGCGGCGACCGCCGGTGAGATCTGGTGGGACAACAACAGCGCCATGACGCCGGAAAACTTCGATCGCCTGCACCAGGACATGCTGGCGCATGCCAAGGGCATGTCGCTCTATGTGCAGGATCTGATCGGCGGTGCCGATCCGGAGAACGAACTGCCGACGCGCGTCGTCACGGAATTCGCCTGGCACTCCCTGTTCATCCGCAACCTTCTGATCCGGCCCGAGCGCGAAGCGCTTGCGAGCTTTGCACCCCAGCTTACGATCATCGACCTGCCGAGCTTCAAGGCTGATCCGGAGCGCCACGGTTGCCGCAGCGAAACCATAATCGCCTGCGATTTCACCAAGGGTCTGGTGCTGATCGGTGGCACCTCCTATGCCGGCGAGATGAAGAAGTCGGTCTTTACCGTGCTCAACTACCTGCTGCCGAAGAAAGCGGTAATGCCGATGCACTGTTCGGCCAATGTCGGCCCCGACGGCGATACGGCCGTCTTCTTCGGCCTCTCCGGCACCGGCAAGACGACGCTGTCCGCCGATCAGAGCCGGACGCTGATTGGTGACGACGAGCACGGCTGGGGCGACAAGGGCGTCTTCAACTTCGAAGGCGGCTGCTACGCCAAGGCGATCCGCCTGTCGGAATCCGCCGAGCCTGAAATTTTCTCGACGACGAGGCGCTTCGGCACCGTCATGGAAAACGTCGTCCTTGACGCTCGGCGCATGCCGGATTTCGATGACGGCTCGCTGACGGAGAACACCCGCATCGCCTACCCGCTGCATTTCATTCCCAATGCGAGCAGGACCGGCACGGCGCCGCAGCCGCGCACCATCATCATGCTGACGGCGGACGCCTTCGGCGTGATGCCGCCGATTGCCAAGCTGACGCCGGAACAGGCAATGTACCACTTCCTCTCCGGATACACCGCCAAGGTTGCCGGTACGGAAAAGGGGGTGACGGAGCCGGAGGCGACTTTCTCGACCTGCTTCGGTGCACCCTTCATGCCGCGCCATCCGTCCGAATACGGCAATCTTCTCAAGGAGCTGATCGCCAAGAACGGCGTTACCTGCTGGCTCGTCAACACCGGCTGGACCGGCGGGGCCTACGGCACGGGCAGCCGCATGCCGATCAAGGTCACGCGTGCCCTTCTGGCGGCGGCGCTCGATGGCTCCTTGAACAGTGCCGCATTCCGCACCGATGCGAACTTCGGCTTCGCGGTACCGGTGTCGGTCCCGGGCGTCGACGACCGTATTCTCGATCCGCGCTCCACCTGGGCGGACGGCAAAGCCTATGACGTCCAGGCGCGGCGGCTGGTAGACATGTTCATCGCCAACTTTGGGAAGTTCGAGAGCCATGTCGACGGCAGCGTGCGCGACGCCGCCCCCGGCCCCCGGCTCGCTGCCGAATAGGTTCGAGCCCCTGATTCACGTGAAACCCGGCTCTACAGCGCCGCGCGTCTTACGAGACGCGCGGCGCTGTAGCACTTTGAAGTGCTGCATGTCTTTGTCCTTAAATCCAGGTCGATTAAAGGAGACATGCAGTAGCGGCCGGGTATTCCATGGCGCTGGGACGCCGCAAGCTCCCTCCTATCCGGTGCCGGCTTCCTGCCGCGCCCATCAGGTCGCAACGGCGAGAGGATGAATAGGCGAACGGAAAGTTGCTTCACACGTTTCCCTCCTTCGTGCGATAGGGGGCCATGGCAAGCGAACCGCTTTACATCAATGAGACGATCGTGATCGCCGGCTGGGAGCTGACGGAGCAATTCGTGCTGGCCGGCGGCCCGGGTGGTCAGAACGTCAACAAGGTGTCGTCGGCCGTTCAGTTGTTCTTCGACGTCGCGGCGTCCCCGTCGTTGCCGGAGCGCATCAAGACGAACGCGCTGAAGCTTGCCGGCCGCCGCGCCTCTAAAGACGGCGTGCTGATGATCGAGGCCAATCGCTTCCGCAGCCAGGAGCGCAATCGCGAGGATGCCCGCGAAAGGCTGAAGGAACTTATAACGAAGGCGGCCGAGCCGCCGCCTCCGCCGCGCAAGAAGACAAAGCCGACGCGCGGGTCAGTCGAGAGACGGCTGAAAGAGAAATCCGGCCGCGCCGAGATCAAGAGGCTGCGTACGCGGCCGGAAGGCGACTGAGGCGCCGATGCTGTTTCGGGTGGTCGCGCGCGGCGCCGGGCGCTACTCCCCTTGAATTGTTTCCACACTTCGTCGTCTTTTGTGTCGAAGACGCGCGACAATCCAGTGCGACCCCGGGGTCGGGGCAATGCGACACGGTTCGTGCAAGACGCGCGCGTTGGTCCAGGCCCACAGGAGAGACCCCGATGCAGGTGCTGCCGAATGGCGTCAGGCATATTCCCGGCTTTCTCGACCGGAGCCGGCAGGAGCAACTGGTCGAAGCGATTCGCGACGTCGTCGCCGAAGCGCCGCTTTATGTGCCGCAAATGCCAAGGACAGGTAAGCCCCTGTCGGTGCGGATGACCAATTGCGGTGCGCTCGGCTGGGTGACGGATCGCCAAGGCGGCTATCGCTATCAGGAGAGACATCCGCTGACCGGACGCCCTTGGCCACCGATGCCGGACCAGCTCCTGGAGATCTGGCGCGCAGTTTCGGCAAGCGACAAGGCGCCCGAAGCCTGCCTCGTCAACTTCTATTCGGCCGACGCCCGCATGGGCCTGCACCAGGATCGGGACGAACTCGACCTCGAGACTGCGGTCGTGTCGATCTCGCTCGGCGACAGCTGCATTTTCCGGGTGGGTGGGACGAGCCGTGGCGGCCAGACCATGTCCTTCAGGCTCGAAAGCGGCGATGTCGTCGTGCTCGGCGGCGATGGCCGGCTCGCCTTCCATGGCGTCGACCGCATCCATCCGAATACTTCGACCTTGCTCAGGGACGGCGGCCGGCTGAACCTGACGCTGCGGCGGGTCAATCCTTGAGAAGCGGACGGCAAGTCCGCTGCCGAGATCACGTTTTTGGACGACTCAGGCCCCTCCTCAACCCCTCCTCACAAGGGGGAGGGGCCTCCCCAAGCCGCACCGCGCGTGCCCCATCTTGTGCTTCAGCGAAAGGCATAAAGAATTGAAGTTGCAGACGATTACCGCGAGCGCCAAGCCCCTCACCATTGTGGGGAGGGTATTTTCCGCAACACGTGGGAGGATTACCTTCGGGCGGCTCAGAGCTTCCTCAGCGCCACCGTTTCAGTGAGGTGATTGGGGCCCTTCTGCAGGATGAGGTCGGCGCGCGGTCGCGTCGGAAGGATGTTCTGGTGAAGGTTCTTCAGGTTGATGTTGTGCCAGAGCCCTTCTGCGATCGCCAAGGCCGCCTGCTCGCTGATCGTCGCATAGCGGTGGAAGAAGGATTGCGGGTTCTGGAAGGCCGTTTCGCGCAGGCGCATGAAGCGGCTCACATACCAGCTGTGGATGAGGCTTTCCTCAGCGTCGATATAGATGGAAAAATCGAAGAAGTCGGAAACCATCGGCACGATCTTGCCATCGGCGGGCAGGTCGCGCGACTGCAGCACGTTGATCCCCTCGAAGATCAGGATGTCCGGCCGGTCGATGATCTGGAACTGGTCGGGAATGACGTCATAGGTCAGATGCGAATAGGTCGGCGCCATGACGTTCGGCCGTCCGGCCTTGATCGCGGAGAGGAAGCGAAGTAGCGCTCCGATGTCGTAGCTCTCCGGGAAGCCCTTGCGGTCCATCAGGCTTTCCCGCTGCAGGATCGCGTTGGGGTAGAGAAAGCCGTCGGTGGTGATGAGATCGACCTTGGGGCTCGACGGCCAGCGGGCGAGCAGTTCGGCAAGAATGCGGGCGGTCGTCGATTTGCCGACGGCGACGGAACCGGCAATACCGATGACGAACGGGGTCTTCGTTTCGTCCGACATGCTGAGGAAGCGCTTGCGTTGCTGAAACAGGATCTGCGACGCCTCGACATGGGCGGAAAGAAGCCGCGACAGCGACAGATAGATGCGGCGCACTTCGCCGAGATCGACCGGATCGTTGAGCGAGCGCAGCCGCTGTACCTCGTCGGCCGTCAGCGTCAGGGGCGTATCGGCGCGAAAGCGCGACCATTCCTCGGCGGAGAAGACGTGATAGGGCGAATACTCGCCCCCCTGTAGAATGCCCGGAATTTCCGCCGGCTCGGTATCGTTCGCGGCGATGCTCATGGATTCTGCCGGTTTGCCTTTTCCTGCAAGCCGGATTGCCCGGTCCGGCGCGCAAGTTCACTCATCACATCCTGCAACGGGACGGCGGCGATATTCAATACGACCATAAGATGATAGAGGAGATCGGCACTCTCATCGACGAGATTCTTGCGGTCGTCGGTCAACGCCGCGATGACCGTTTCGACCGCTTCTTCCCCGAGCTTCTTTGCCGCCTTTTGCTGGCCGGCGGCGACCAGTTTGGCGGTCCAGGAGTCCTCCGGCGCCGCCCTGGCGCGGGTCGCGACGATCCGTTCGAGGTCGGAGAGCGTGAATTCGGTCATGACGGGCTCCCTCTGGCTTGGTCGAGCCGCATGGCGACGCCGTGTTCGGCCATATAGTGCTTGGCTTCGCCGATGCTGTAGGTACCGAAGTGAAAGATGGACGCCGCAAGCACGGCGGTCGCGTGGCCGTCTCGTATGCCTTCGACGAGATGGTCGAGCGTGCCGACGCCGCCCGAGGCGATGACCGGCGCACGCACGGCGTCCGCTATCGCCCGCGTCAGCGGGATGTCGTAACCGGCCTTCGTACCGTCGCGATCCATCGAGGTCAGGAGGATTTCGCCGGCGCCGAGATCGACGACCCTGCGCGCGAATTCGATCGCGTCGATGCCCGTCGGCTGACGACCGCCATGGGTAAAGATTTCCCAACGATCTTCCTCGTTTGGCGCCGAGACCTTTTTTGCGTCGATGGCGACGACGATGCACTGGTTGCCGAACTTGTCGGCGGCCTCGGCGACGAAATCCGGGTTCTTCACCGCCGCCGTGTTGATCGATACCTTGTCGGCGCCGGCAAGCAGCAGCTTGCGGATATCGGCCACCTGGCGCACGCCGCCGCCGACGGTGAGCGGCATGAAGCATTGCTCGGCAGTGCGGGCGACGACGTCGAAGATCGTCTCGCGATTGTCCGACGAGGCGGTGATGTCGAGGAAGCAGAGCTCGTCGGCACCGGCCGCATCATAGGCTCTCGCCGCCTCGACCGGATCGCCGGCATCGATGAGGTCGACGAAATTGACACCCTTGACGACGCGGCCGTCCTTGACGTCGAGGCAGGGAATTACGCGGGCTTTCAAGGTCATGGGTTCATCCCTCTTCGCGCTTTGCGGATCAAGGCCAGCGCCTCCTTCGGGTCGATCCGCCCGTCGTAGAGGGCCCGCCCGGTGATCGCCCCTTCGAGCTTGTGCGCATCCGGCTCCGTCATCCGACGGATGTCGTCCATCGAGGCAAGACCGCCGGAGGCAATGACCGGAATGGAAACGGCGTTGGCGAGCTTGAGGGTCGAGTCCCAGTTGATGCCGGTCAGGATGCCGTCGCGATCGATATCCGTATAGACGATCGCCGCAACGCCTGCCCCCTCGAACTTCTTCGCCAGCTCGATCACGCCGAGTTCGGAGGCCTCCGCCCAGCCCTCGACGGCCACCTTGCCGCCCTTGGCATCGATGCCGACCGCAACCCGGCCCGGGAACTTGTGGCAGGCCTCGATCACCAGCGCGGGGTTGCGAACGGCAATCGTGCCGAGGATGACGCGGGCGAGCCCCCGCGAGAGCCAGTTCTCGATGTGGCCGAGCGTGCGGATGCCGCCGCCGAGCTGCACCGGATTGTGCGTGGCCCCGAGGATGGCATCGACCGCAGCGCCGTTCATCGTCTCTCCGGCAAAGGCGCCGTTCAGGTCCACGACATGCAGCCATTCGAAGCCTTGCTCCTCGAAGGTGCGCGCCTGGGCGGCCGGATCGGTGTTGTAGACGGTCGCCTGGTCCATGTCGCCGAGCTTCAGACGCACGCATTGGCCGTCTTTGAGGTCGATGGCGGGAAAGAGAATCATGAATTCGTCCGATCAGAAGGGGCGCAGGCGAAGCGTCACGGCTTCCAGCGCAGGAAGTTCGAGATGAGGGAGAGGCCGAGCGCCTGGCTCTTTTCCGGATGGAATTGCGCGCCCGCCTTGTTGCCGTTGGCAACGAAGGCCGTTACCGGTCCGCCATAGTCCGTGACGGCAACCACATCCGCCCCGCGCGCGGCGGCCAGGTGGTAGGAATGCACGAAATAGGCATGCAGACCGTTTGCGCCGGTCGGAATGCCTTCGAAGAGGGCATGCGGCCGGGTAAGCTGCAACGTGTTCCAGCCAATCTGCGGGATCTTCAGTGACGGATCGCCGGGCTGCATTTCGACGACATCGCCCGGGATCCAGCCGAAGCCTTGGGTGATCGTCTTTTCGAGCCCGCGCGAGGACATGAGCTGCATGCCGACGCAGATGCCGAGGAAGGGCCGCCCGGCCGTCTCGACCGCCTGCGTCAAAGCCTCCTCCATGCCGGTGACGGCTGCGAGGCCCCGGCGGCAATCCGCATAGGCGCCGACGCCCGGCAGCACAATGCGATCGGCCGAGGCGACCCGTTCCGGCCGGTTCGTCAGGTCGATCTCCGCGGCAATGCCGGCTTCCCGTGCAGCCCGCTCGAAGGCCTTGGTGGCCGAGCGCAGGTTGCCCGATCCATAGTCAATGATGGCGACCCGCATCAGCGCTCTCCATAGGATTCGAAGAAGTCGGGCCCGGTGGAATTCCCCGTCCGTCTCCTGCCGGACCACTCGACAGACTGCAACGGCGTTGCTTTTTCGGGTTGACCGGTCGCGCTCGAATAATAGATCCGCTCCGCCGTCTCGAGGTCTTGCGCAGGAACGATCCTGCGCAGCGTCCAGTCTTTGGCCGAGAGCAGCCAAGCTACAACAAGCGGGCCCTCGAGTGAGACCAGCAGGCTAAGCGCAAGGTGCATGAGGAACGCGGGGACGAAGCCGCCGGGGAAGGTCGAGAGGGAGATTAACAGAACTTGCAAGACAGCAACCGGAATTCCGAGGAGCCATGCCCGCTTGGCGAACAGCCAGAGCGCGGGAAAGAAGAAGGCGGTCCAGGAAAAGCCGTCCGCGACGAAACGCGCCCTTTCGTCGTCGGCGGCGGCACCCGGCGGGGTCATGATGAGATAGGAGGCCATAGGTCTTCAAGCCAGTATTTAGCCGGCTCAGGCGAGCGTCCCCTTGGTCGAGGGAACGCGTCCAGCCTGGCGCGGGTCGATTTCGGTTGCCGTGCGAAGCGCGCGGGCGACGGATTTGAAGCAGGTCTCGGCGACGTGGTGGTTGTTTGCGCCGTAGATGTTCTGCACATGCAGCGTGATGCCGGCATTCTGGGCAAGCGCCTGGAAGAACTCGCGTACGAGCTCCGTGTCGAAGGTGCCGATCTTCGGCGACGAGAAAGGGACGTTCCAGACGAGGAACGGCCGTCCCGAGACATCGACGGCGGCGCGCGTCATCGTCTCGTCCATGGCGAGGTCGATCGAGGCGTAGCGCGCAATGCCGCGACGGTCGCCGAGCGCCTTGGCAATCGCCTGGCCGATGGCAATGCCCGTATCCTCGACGGTGTGGTGGTCGTCGACATGCAGGTCGCCCTCTGTGCTGATTTCCATGTCGATCAGCGAATGGCGTGCGAGCTGATCCAGCATATGATCGAAGAAGCCGATCCCGGTGGCGATCTTCGATAGGCCAGTTCCGTCGATATTGACGGAGACGGAGACGTCCGTTTCGTTCGTCTTTCGCGAAACCTGGCCGGTTCGGCTGGGCATGACGTCTGCCATCAGGCTCTCCTGTCTGCGCGCGACCTCGGAACTGCACCGAGGCAAGGGAGCGCTATTCAATACTTGCGGGTCGGAAAGCGGGGGTAAAGC includes:
- a CDS encoding alpha-ketoglutarate-dependent dioxygenase AlkB — encoded protein: MQVLPNGVRHIPGFLDRSRQEQLVEAIRDVVAEAPLYVPQMPRTGKPLSVRMTNCGALGWVTDRQGGYRYQERHPLTGRPWPPMPDQLLEIWRAVSASDKAPEACLVNFYSADARMGLHQDRDELDLETAVVSISLGDSCIFRVGGTSRGGQTMSFRLESGDVVVLGGDGRLAFHGVDRIHPNTSTLLRDGGRLNLTLRRVNP
- the hisA gene encoding 1-(5-phosphoribosyl)-5-[(5-phosphoribosylamino)methylideneamino]imidazole-4-carboxamide isomerase, which encodes MILFPAIDLKDGQCVRLKLGDMDQATVYNTDPAAQARTFEEQGFEWLHVVDLNGAFAGETMNGAAVDAILGATHNPVQLGGGIRTLGHIENWLSRGLARVILGTIAVRNPALVIEACHKFPGRVAVGIDAKGGKVAVEGWAEASELGVIELAKKFEGAGVAAIVYTDIDRDGILTGINWDSTLKLANAVSIPVIASGGLASMDDIRRMTEPDAHKLEGAITGRALYDGRIDPKEALALIRKARRGMNP
- a CDS encoding phosphoenolpyruvate carboxykinase → MEQLGSRNPSNGLETIGFSDLAVVRYNFEAAELYEEALRRGEAQLTAEGALCARTGQHTGRSPKDKYIVRDAATAGEIWWDNNSAMTPENFDRLHQDMLAHAKGMSLYVQDLIGGADPENELPTRVVTEFAWHSLFIRNLLIRPEREALASFAPQLTIIDLPSFKADPERHGCRSETIIACDFTKGLVLIGGTSYAGEMKKSVFTVLNYLLPKKAVMPMHCSANVGPDGDTAVFFGLSGTGKTTLSADQSRTLIGDDEHGWGDKGVFNFEGGCYAKAIRLSESAEPEIFSTTRRFGTVMENVVLDARRMPDFDDGSLTENTRIAYPLHFIPNASRTGTAPQPRTIIMLTADAFGVMPPIAKLTPEQAMYHFLSGYTAKVAGTEKGVTEPEATFSTCFGAPFMPRHPSEYGNLLKELIAKNGVTCWLVNTGWTGGAYGTGSRMPIKVTRALLAAALDGSLNSAAFRTDANFGFAVPVSVPGVDDRILDPRSTWADGKAYDVQARRLVDMFIANFGKFESHVDGSVRDAAPGPRLAAE
- the arfB gene encoding alternative ribosome rescue aminoacyl-tRNA hydrolase ArfB, which translates into the protein MASEPLYINETIVIAGWELTEQFVLAGGPGGQNVNKVSSAVQLFFDVAASPSLPERIKTNALKLAGRRASKDGVLMIEANRFRSQERNREDARERLKELITKAAEPPPPPRKKTKPTRGSVERRLKEKSGRAEIKRLRTRPEGD
- the chvI gene encoding two-component system response regulator ChvI codes for the protein MQTIALVDDDRNILTSVSIALEAEGYKVETYTDGASALEGLLARPPQLAIFDIKMPRMDGMELLRRLRQKSDLPVIFLTSKDEEIDELFGLKMGADDFITKPFSQRLLVERVKAILRRAANREIVAAGAAGTPKNGDTPARSLERGQLVMDQERHTCTWKNEPVTLTVTEFLILHSLAQRPGVVKSRDALMDAAYDEQVYVDDRTIDSHIKRLRKKFKMVDNEFDMIETLYGVGYRFRETA
- the hisF gene encoding imidazole glycerol phosphate synthase subunit HisF, with translation MTLKARVIPCLDVKDGRVVKGVNFVDLIDAGDPVEAARAYDAAGADELCFLDITASSDNRETIFDVVARTAEQCFMPLTVGGGVRQVADIRKLLLAGADKVSINTAAVKNPDFVAEAADKFGNQCIVVAIDAKKVSAPNEEDRWEIFTHGGRQPTGIDAIEFARRVVDLGAGEILLTSMDRDGTKAGYDIPLTRAIADAVRAPVIASGGVGTLDHLVEGIRDGHATAVLAASIFHFGTYSIGEAKHYMAEHGVAMRLDQARGSPS
- a CDS encoding phosphoribosyl-ATP diphosphatase, whose protein sequence is MTEFTLSDLERIVATRARAAPEDSWTAKLVAAGQQKAAKKLGEEAVETVIAALTDDRKNLVDESADLLYHLMVVLNIAAVPLQDVMSELARRTGQSGLQEKANRQNP
- a CDS encoding DUF2628 domain-containing protein, with translation MASYLIMTPPGAAADDERARFVADGFSWTAFFFPALWLFAKRAWLLGIPVAVLQVLLISLSTFPGGFVPAFLMHLALSLLVSLEGPLVVAWLLSAKDWTLRRIVPAQDLETAERIYYSSATGQPEKATPLQSVEWSGRRRTGNSTGPDFFESYGER
- the coaA gene encoding type I pantothenate kinase, giving the protein MSIAANDTEPAEIPGILQGGEYSPYHVFSAEEWSRFRADTPLTLTADEVQRLRSLNDPVDLGEVRRIYLSLSRLLSAHVEASQILFQQRKRFLSMSDETKTPFVIGIAGSVAVGKSTTARILAELLARWPSSPKVDLITTDGFLYPNAILQRESLMDRKGFPESYDIGALLRFLSAIKAGRPNVMAPTYSHLTYDVIPDQFQIIDRPDILIFEGINVLQSRDLPADGKIVPMVSDFFDFSIYIDAEESLIHSWYVSRFMRLRETAFQNPQSFFHRYATISEQAALAIAEGLWHNINLKNLHQNILPTRPRADLILQKGPNHLTETVALRKL
- the hisH gene encoding imidazole glycerol phosphate synthase subunit HisH translates to MRVAIIDYGSGNLRSATKAFERAAREAGIAAEIDLTNRPERVASADRIVLPGVGAYADCRRGLAAVTGMEEALTQAVETAGRPFLGICVGMQLMSSRGLEKTITQGFGWIPGDVVEMQPGDPSLKIPQIGWNTLQLTRPHALFEGIPTGANGLHAYFVHSYHLAAARGADVVAVTDYGGPVTAFVANGNKAGAQFHPEKSQALGLSLISNFLRWKP
- the hisB gene encoding imidazoleglycerol-phosphate dehydratase HisB — its product is MADVMPSRTGQVSRKTNETDVSVSVNIDGTGLSKIATGIGFFDHMLDQLARHSLIDMEISTEGDLHVDDHHTVEDTGIAIGQAIAKALGDRRGIARYASIDLAMDETMTRAAVDVSGRPFLVWNVPFSSPKIGTFDTELVREFFQALAQNAGITLHVQNIYGANNHHVAETCFKSVARALRTATEIDPRQAGRVPSTKGTLA